Proteins encoded together in one Orrella marina window:
- the cobA gene encoding uroporphyrinogen-III C-methyltransferase — translation MMAVTLVGAGPGDPELMTRKGWRMLGQADIVLHDALLDAEGMKEAAPHARWIAVGKRGGKVSVEQAFIGRLLVSYARQGLKVVRLKGGDPSIFGRMSEEIEACQEAGIAVEIVPGVTTASAAAAHLQSSLTLRGISRSVVFVTPRVGRNEREQDSEWLRASLAASTVVLYMASAMAREIGTRLIHGGKSPRPRSAYLRTSV, via the coding sequence ATGATGGCCGTTACCCTGGTCGGTGCCGGACCCGGTGACCCGGAACTGATGACTCGCAAGGGCTGGCGCATGCTTGGTCAGGCCGATATCGTATTGCACGATGCCTTGCTCGATGCCGAAGGCATGAAAGAAGCAGCCCCTCATGCTCGCTGGATCGCGGTCGGAAAGCGTGGCGGCAAGGTCTCCGTCGAACAGGCATTTATCGGTCGCCTGCTTGTGAGTTACGCCCGGCAAGGCCTGAAGGTCGTACGACTCAAAGGCGGTGATCCCAGCATTTTTGGGCGAATGAGCGAAGAGATCGAAGCCTGTCAGGAGGCAGGTATCGCCGTCGAGATCGTGCCTGGCGTGACCACTGCCAGCGCGGCGGCCGCACACCTGCAGTCGAGTCTGACACTACGCGGCATATCGCGAAGCGTCGTATTTGTGACACCCAGAGTGGGTCGCAACGAGCGGGAGCAAGACTCGGAGTGGTTACGCGCGAGTCTGGCCGCCAGTACAGTCGTCCTGTACATGGCAAGCGCCATGGCCAGAGAAATCGGCACCCGACTGATCCACGGTGGCAAATCCCCCAGACCCCGGTCTGCGTACTTGAGAACGTCAGTCTGA
- a CDS encoding DUF934 domain-containing protein, whose translation MSDILLETERQAARIVCDLHGNLLDDRDDSNTVIDFMIDTDVFISNESDRSTREKVIAWLAAHPDVRAIEIRIAKFTDGRSASLAARFREAGYQGELHASGDITQDLIFLLRRVGFTHFHLDLGDDESLDPAVLNPFKAYYQGAQDGSQPIWAQRQHH comes from the coding sequence ATGTCCGACATTCTTCTTGAAACAGAAAGACAAGCAGCGCGCATCGTCTGCGATCTCCATGGCAATCTCCTTGACGACAGGGACGACTCGAACACTGTCATCGACTTTATGATCGACACCGATGTGTTCATCTCCAATGAAAGTGACCGCAGTACGCGTGAGAAAGTGATTGCATGGCTGGCCGCTCATCCCGATGTGCGCGCCATCGAAATCAGGATTGCCAAATTTACGGACGGCCGCAGCGCTTCACTCGCCGCCCGGTTTCGCGAAGCTGGCTACCAAGGTGAGTTGCATGCAAGTGGCGACATCACACAGGATCTGATCTTTCTGTTACGGCGAGTCGGTTTCACCCACTTTCATCTTGATCTGGGCGATGACGAATCGCTGGACCCAGCAGTGCTCAATCCGTTCAAGGCATACTACCAAGGTGCACAGGATGGTAGCCAGCCGATCTGGGCACAGCGCCAGCACCACTAA
- a CDS encoding sirohydrochlorin chelatase, producing the protein MNVAQATPLKTQPAVTTGILLFAHGSRDPVWRTPFERVLVRVSQTHTGPVALGFLEHMQPDFKQVSADLIGQGATHIRVVPLFLAAGGHVRQCIPDLIGHARIAYPSVQFESTPPLGESERVIDVLTDIALGQHEPVT; encoded by the coding sequence ATGAACGTAGCGCAGGCAACACCACTGAAAACACAGCCAGCGGTCACAACCGGCATTCTGCTGTTTGCCCACGGATCACGTGATCCTGTCTGGCGTACACCATTCGAACGTGTACTGGTTCGTGTCAGTCAGACTCATACGGGTCCTGTTGCGCTCGGGTTTCTGGAGCACATGCAACCTGATTTCAAGCAAGTCAGTGCCGATCTGATCGGGCAAGGCGCAACCCACATCCGTGTGGTGCCACTGTTTCTGGCCGCCGGTGGTCATGTCCGCCAGTGCATTCCGGACCTGATCGGTCACGCTCGAATCGCTTACCCATCGGTGCAGTTTGAGTCCACACCTCCGCTCGGGGAGAGTGAACGCGTCATCGATGTGCTCACTGACATCGCACTTGGCCAGCACGAGCCAGTCACCTGA